In one Ornithinimicrobium pratense genomic region, the following are encoded:
- a CDS encoding S9 family peptidase has protein sequence MSAPASAFHDLDHYVALPRVSGLTLSPDGSRLVTTVATLNRKGTGYASALWELDPTGERPAHRITRSSKGEAGAAFGVDGALYFTSSRPDPEGEEDEAATALWHIPAQGGEARVVLSRAGGISGVFCAENADRVVVTGGLLPGAGSEEEHATLRKRRKDAGVDAILHSSYPIRYWDHDLGPEVPHVFSVQRGPSPRPGADESGDTEGEARSPLPGTTDRAPEMHLRLLTGGTFPALHDPSPIIAPDGTFALLPVTIPEARASLREGIARVDLATGDRQTLFDQEGQEASPGPISPDGTRAVVVVGRTTSPTEPPQPRLQLMDTTSGELAPLAPDWELWATPMAWLPDASAVLVLADSDGRRPVFRVDVANGEVTQLTHDDAAWSELAVSPDGTTAYGVRSSYLFPPEVVRLDLASGEVTRLPGPVDRPTIPGRLEEVETTTADGARVRGWLALPQDRPGPEGHPLLLWIHGGPLGSWNAWTWRWNPWLMTARGYAVLLPDPALSTGYGQDFIQRGWGAWGDAPYTDLMAITDAVEARADIDASRTAAMGGSFGGYMANWVAGHTDRFKAVVTHASLWGLDAFGSTTDAAFYWQREMTQEMSGKHSPHLYVDQIVSPMLVIHGDKDYRVPIGEGLRLWYELLSRSGRPAEPDGSTVHRFLYFPHENHWILAPQHAKVWYAVVLAFLAEHVLGEEPEALPEVLGLVAPQKDEA, from the coding sequence ATGAGCGCACCAGCTTCAGCCTTTCACGACCTCGACCACTACGTCGCCCTGCCCCGCGTCTCCGGGCTGACCCTGAGCCCGGACGGGTCCCGACTGGTCACCACGGTGGCCACGCTCAACCGCAAGGGCACCGGTTACGCCTCCGCGCTCTGGGAGCTCGACCCGACCGGGGAGCGTCCCGCCCATCGGATCACCCGCAGTTCCAAGGGTGAGGCCGGTGCGGCGTTCGGGGTCGACGGTGCTCTCTACTTCACCTCCTCCCGCCCGGACCCAGAGGGTGAGGAGGACGAGGCGGCGACCGCCCTGTGGCACATCCCGGCCCAGGGCGGGGAAGCCAGGGTGGTGTTGAGCCGGGCCGGTGGCATCAGCGGTGTGTTCTGCGCCGAGAACGCCGACCGGGTGGTCGTCACCGGCGGACTGCTTCCCGGCGCTGGGAGCGAGGAGGAGCACGCCACCCTGCGCAAGCGCCGCAAGGACGCCGGTGTGGACGCGATCCTGCACAGCAGCTACCCCATCCGCTACTGGGACCACGACCTGGGCCCGGAGGTGCCGCACGTCTTCTCGGTCCAGCGCGGACCCAGCCCTCGGCCCGGTGCCGACGAGAGCGGCGACACCGAGGGTGAGGCGCGATCCCCGCTGCCCGGCACCACCGACCGCGCCCCCGAGATGCATCTTAGGCTGCTCACCGGCGGCACCTTCCCCGCACTGCATGACCCGAGCCCGATCATCGCCCCGGACGGCACCTTCGCGCTGCTGCCGGTCACGATCCCTGAGGCGCGCGCGAGCCTGCGCGAGGGGATCGCGCGGGTGGACCTGGCCACGGGCGATCGTCAGACCCTCTTCGACCAGGAAGGCCAGGAGGCCTCCCCCGGCCCGATCAGTCCCGACGGCACCCGGGCCGTGGTCGTGGTCGGCCGGACCACCTCGCCGACCGAGCCCCCGCAGCCGCGGCTGCAGCTGATGGACACCACCAGCGGCGAGCTCGCCCCCCTGGCACCGGACTGGGAGCTGTGGGCGACGCCGATGGCGTGGCTGCCCGACGCGTCCGCCGTCCTCGTCCTGGCTGACAGCGACGGCCGCCGGCCGGTCTTCCGGGTCGACGTCGCCAACGGCGAGGTGACCCAGCTGACCCACGACGACGCCGCCTGGAGCGAGCTGGCCGTCTCCCCCGACGGCACCACCGCCTACGGCGTCCGCAGCTCCTACCTCTTCCCACCGGAAGTCGTGCGCCTCGACCTGGCCAGCGGCGAGGTCACCCGCCTGCCGGGTCCGGTGGACCGGCCCACGATCCCGGGCCGGCTCGAGGAGGTCGAGACCACCACCGCCGATGGCGCCCGCGTCCGGGGCTGGCTTGCGCTCCCCCAGGACCGGCCGGGCCCCGAGGGCCACCCGCTGCTGCTCTGGATCCACGGCGGGCCGCTCGGGTCCTGGAACGCCTGGACCTGGCGGTGGAACCCGTGGCTGATGACCGCTCGCGGGTATGCCGTCCTGCTGCCTGACCCGGCCCTGTCGACCGGCTATGGCCAGGACTTCATCCAGCGCGGCTGGGGCGCCTGGGGCGACGCGCCGTACACCGACCTCATGGCGATCACCGACGCCGTCGAGGCCCGCGCGGACATCGACGCCTCCCGCACCGCTGCCATGGGCGGTTCGTTCGGCGGCTACATGGCCAACTGGGTCGCCGGCCACACCGACCGGTTCAAGGCCGTCGTCACCCATGCCTCGCTGTGGGGCCTGGACGCCTTCGGCTCCACCACCGACGCGGCGTTCTACTGGCAGCGGGAGATGACGCAGGAGATGAGCGGCAAGCACTCCCCGCACCTCTACGTCGACCAGATTGTCAGTCCGATGCTGGTGATCCACGGCGACAAGGACTACCGCGTGCCGATCGGCGAGGGCCTACGGCTGTGGTACGAACTGCTCTCTCGCTCCGGCCGGCCCGCGGAGCCGGACGGCTCGACGGTCCACCGGTTCCTCTACTTCCCCCACGAGAATCACTGGATCCTGGCACCCCAGCACGCCAAGGTCTGGTATGCCGTTGTGCTGGCCTTTCTGGCTGAGCACGTCCTGGGCGAGGAGCCCGAGGCACTGCCGGAGGTCCTGGGCCTGGTGGCGCCCCAGAAGGACGAGGCGTAG
- a CDS encoding PAC2 family protein: MTTHSPLFRLEVDSARQPQPASLLMVSLEGFLDAGHVRSTLAEHLLDTLEHEAVARFDTDQLVDYRSRRPLMTFDADHYTAYEQPSLVLYRMVDSAGEPFLLLHGVEPDYRWEGFVEAVRQLCLAFGVRRMVTAHGIPMAVPHTRPVGTTRFASDSSALGDYSPIFGQVKVPSSADTLLHLRLAEAGLLTLGVAVHVPHYLADTQFGDAVVAAADVVMELTGLVLPTADLIAMAGLTRGQIEAELAQHGEAKEVVEGLERSYDRFVEGQRRKSLLAAQAANLPSADEIGAQLEAFLRDPESADPSAPSEESPTLAKDPEGSEDPEGSEGSEGSQDPETSEDGDTRP, encoded by the coding sequence GTGACCACACATTCCCCGCTGTTCCGCCTGGAGGTGGACTCGGCCCGCCAGCCCCAGCCGGCGTCGCTGCTGATGGTGTCCCTGGAGGGGTTCCTGGACGCCGGACACGTCCGGTCCACCCTGGCCGAGCACCTGCTGGACACGCTCGAGCACGAGGCGGTGGCCAGGTTCGACACCGACCAACTGGTGGACTACCGCTCGCGCCGGCCCCTGATGACCTTCGACGCTGACCACTACACCGCCTACGAGCAGCCCTCGCTCGTCCTCTACCGGATGGTGGACTCGGCGGGGGAGCCCTTCCTGCTGCTGCACGGCGTGGAGCCGGACTACCGCTGGGAGGGTTTCGTCGAGGCGGTCCGCCAGCTCTGCCTGGCCTTCGGGGTGCGCCGGATGGTCACCGCCCACGGCATCCCGATGGCGGTCCCGCACACCCGCCCGGTCGGCACCACCCGGTTCGCCAGCGACTCCTCGGCCCTGGGCGACTACAGCCCGATCTTCGGCCAGGTCAAGGTGCCCTCGAGCGCGGACACGCTGCTGCACCTGCGGCTGGCCGAGGCCGGGCTGCTCACCCTGGGGGTGGCCGTGCACGTCCCGCACTACCTCGCCGACACCCAGTTCGGTGACGCGGTGGTCGCCGCGGCCGACGTGGTGATGGAGCTCACCGGCCTGGTGCTGCCCACCGCCGACCTCATCGCCATGGCTGGCCTGACCCGCGGCCAGATCGAGGCCGAGCTGGCTCAGCATGGGGAGGCCAAGGAGGTCGTCGAGGGGTTGGAGCGCAGCTACGACCGGTTCGTGGAGGGCCAGCGGCGCAAGAGCCTGCTTGCCGCCCAGGCCGCCAACCTGCCCAGCGCCGACGAGATCGGTGCCCAGCTGGAGGCGTTCCTGCGCGACCCGGAGTCCGCCGACCCTTCCGCGCCGTCGGAGGAGAGCCCGACGCTGGCCAAGGATCCTGAGGGGTCCGAGGATCCTGAGGGCTCCGAGGGCTCCGAGGGGTCTCAGGACCCCGAGACCTCCGAGGACGGCGACACCCGGCCCTGA